In the genome of Notamacropus eugenii isolate mMacEug1 chromosome 5, mMacEug1.pri_v2, whole genome shotgun sequence, one region contains:
- the STRN4 gene encoding striatin-4 isoform X1 — protein sequence MMEERAAPAAAAAAAAAAAAAAAAAAATAPACRPPAPGPAKGGGGGGGGAGGGSPGAGPEPLSLPGILHFIQHEWARFEAEKARWEAERAELQAQVAFLQGERKGQENLKTDLVRRIKMLEFALKQERAKYHKLKFGTDSNQGEKKSDMLEQVPNGPVEPVSLESSQLVWKEGRQLLRQYLEEVGYTDTILDMRSKRVRSLLGRSVELNGAAEPGDGPPGGLPAGESVLAKQIEEQIKRNAAGKEAVERLGSSVLEKIPFLQNCEDEDSDEEEELDSLQPKKQRVKLSSKPLVPEMDEEEDDEDSEDAINEFDFLGSGEDGEGPADARRSGDGTELESRRVKLQGMLADLRDVDGLPPKGTGPPPGTPQPRPHDGSLGFSSDVFIMDTIGGGEVSLGDLADLTVSNDNDLSCDLSDSKDAFKKTWNPKFTLRSHYDGIRSLAFHHSESALLTASEDGTLKLWNLQKTVTAKKNAALDVEPIHAFRAHRGPVLAVAMGSHSEHCYSGGADARIHCWRIPDLNMDPYDGYDPGVLSSVLEGHGDAVWGLAFSLTSHRLASCSADGTIRIWDPSGSSPTCLCTFHTAGEHGIPTSVAFTSTEPTQAVASFRSGDTVLYDLETGSALLTLESRGSSGPTQINQVVSHPNQPLTITAHDDRGIRFLDNRTGKSVHSMVAHLDAVTCLAVDPNGVFLMSGSHDCSLRLWSLDNKTCVQEITAHRKKHEEAIHAVACHPSKALIASAGADALAKVFV from the exons ATGATGGAGGAGCGAGcggcccccgccgccgccgccgccgccgccgccgccgccgccgcagccgccgccgccgccgccgcgacCGCCCCCGCCTGCCGCCCGCCGGCCCCCGGCCCCGCCaagggcggcggcggcggcgggggcggggccggCGGGGGCAGCCCCGGGGCGGGCCCCGAGCCGCTGAGCCTGCCCGGCATCCTGCACTTCATCCAGCACGAGTGGGCGCGCTTCGAGGCGGAGAAGGCGCGCTGGGAGGCCGAGCGGGCCGAGCTGCAG GCCCAAGTGGCTTTTCTccaaggggagagaaaggggcaaGAGAACCTTAAGACGGACCTGGTGCGACGGATCAAAATGTTAGAGTTTGCACTAAAGCAAGAACG AGCCAAGTATCACAAACTCAAGTTTGGGACTGACTCAAACCAAGGAGAGAAGAAGTCAGACATGTTGGAGCAAG TCCCCAATGGGCCTGTGGAGCCGGTGTCCTTGGAGAGCAGCCAGCTGGTATGGAAGGAAGGCCGGCAACTGCTCCGACA GTACTTGGAGGAGGTGGGCTACACGGACACCATCTTGGACATGCGTTCAAAGCGCGTGCGCTCCCTGCTAGGCCGCTCTGTGGAACTGAACGGCGCAGCCGAGCCTGGGGATGGTCCCCCGGGAGGGCTTCCTGCGGGGGAGTCGGTGTTGGCAAAGCAGATTGAGGAGCAGATCAAAAG AAATGCTGCAGGGAAGGAAGCTGTGGAGCGACTGGGCAGCTCTGTATTGGAGAAAATCCCGTTCCTGCAGAACTGTGAGGATGAAGAcagtgatgaggaggaggagctgGATAGCTTGCAGCCCAAGAAGCAGCGGGTCAAG TTATCATCGAAGCCTCTGGTCCCAGAAatggatgaggaggaggatgatgaaGACTCCGAGGATGCCATCAATGAGTTTGACTTTCTGGGCTCCGGGGAGGACGGGGAAGGTCCTGCTGATGCTCGCCGCTCTGGGGATGGCACTGAGCTGG AGAGCCGGCGGGTGAAACTTCAGGGCATGCTGGCTGATCTCCGGGATGTAGACGGGCTGCCCCCAAAAGGGACCGGGCCCCCCCCTGGCACGCCACAGCCTCGACCCCATGACG GTTCCCTTGGCTTCTCCTCTGACGTCTTCATCATGGACACGATTGGGGGTGGAGAGGTGAGCCTGGGAGACTTGGCCGACCTCACCGTCAGCAACGACAACGACCTCAGCTGTGAT CTCTCTGACAGCAAAGATGCCTTCAAAAAGACCTGGAACCCCAAATTCACCCTCCGTTCCCACTATGATGGCATCCGCTCGCTGGCCTTCCATCACAGTGAGTCGGCCCTGCTCACAGCCTCAGAGGACGGCACTTTGAAGCTTTGGAACTTGCAGAAGACAGTGACAGCCAAGAA GAATGCTGCTTTGGATGTGGAGCCCATCCACGCCTTCCGGGCCCACAG GGGCCCTGTGTTGGCAGTGGCCATGGGCAGTCACAGTGAGCATTGCTACAGTGGGGGAGCAGATGCCCGAATTCACTGCTGGAGGATTCCCGATCTCAATATGGACCCATATGATGGCTATG ACCCTGGCGTGCTGAGCAGTGTCCTGGAGGGCCATGGGGATGCTGTGTGGGGCCTTGCCTTCAGCCTCACTTCCCACCGTCTGGCCTCCTGTTCTGCGGATGGCACCATTCGTATCTGGGACCCCAGTGGCAGCAGCCCCACTTGCCTGTGTACTTTCCACACAGCTGGTG AACATGGGATTCCCACGTCCGTGGCTTTCACCAGCACAGAGCCAACCCAGGCCGTGGCTTCCTTCCGCTCAGGTGACACGGTCCTCTATGACCTGGAGACTGGCAGCGCCCTTCTCACACTGGAGTCCCGAGGGAGCAGTG GTCCCACCCAGATCAACCAGGTGGTGAGCCACCCTAACCAGCCCCTTACCATCACTGCCCATGATGACAGAGGCATCCGATTTCTGGACAACAGGACAG GTAAATCTGTGCATTCTATGGTTGCCCACCTTGATGCGGTGACCTGCTTAGCTGTTGACCCGAATGGCGTGTTCCTGATGTCTGGAA GCCATGACTGCTCCCTCCGCCTCTGGAGCCTGGACAATAAGACGTGTGTGCAGGAGATCACAGCACACCGTAAGAAACATGAAGAAGCCATTCATGCCGTGGCCTGCCATCCCAGCAAGGCGCTCATTGCGAGCGCTGGGGCTGATGCCCTAGCCAAGGTGTTTGTATGA
- the STRN4 gene encoding striatin-4 isoform X2, with protein MGDLGSCSRRGEKGDKEDPRPPPREGRSDPLARRRRLGGGPGRRRAQVAFLQGERKGQENLKTDLVRRIKMLEFALKQERAKYHKLKFGTDSNQGEKKSDMLEQVPNGPVEPVSLESSQLVWKEGRQLLRQYLEEVGYTDTILDMRSKRVRSLLGRSVELNGAAEPGDGPPGGLPAGESVLAKQIEEQIKRNAAGKEAVERLGSSVLEKIPFLQNCEDEDSDEEEELDSLQPKKQRVKLSSKPLVPEMDEEEDDEDSEDAINEFDFLGSGEDGEGPADARRSGDGTELESRRVKLQGMLADLRDVDGLPPKGTGPPPGTPQPRPHDGSLGFSSDVFIMDTIGGGEVSLGDLADLTVSNDNDLSCDLSDSKDAFKKTWNPKFTLRSHYDGIRSLAFHHSESALLTASEDGTLKLWNLQKTVTAKKNAALDVEPIHAFRAHRGPVLAVAMGSHSEHCYSGGADARIHCWRIPDLNMDPYDGYDPGVLSSVLEGHGDAVWGLAFSLTSHRLASCSADGTIRIWDPSGSSPTCLCTFHTAGEHGIPTSVAFTSTEPTQAVASFRSGDTVLYDLETGSALLTLESRGSSGPTQINQVVSHPNQPLTITAHDDRGIRFLDNRTGKSVHSMVAHLDAVTCLAVDPNGVFLMSGSHDCSLRLWSLDNKTCVQEITAHRKKHEEAIHAVACHPSKALIASAGADALAKVFV; from the exons ATGGGCGACCTCGGCTCCTGCTCCCGCcggggagagaagggggacaaAGAAGACCCCCGCCCCCCGCCGCGGGAGGGGCGGAGTGACCCCCTTGCCCGGAGGAGGCGCTTGGGGGGCGGCCCCGGGCGGAGGAGG GCCCAAGTGGCTTTTCTccaaggggagagaaaggggcaaGAGAACCTTAAGACGGACCTGGTGCGACGGATCAAAATGTTAGAGTTTGCACTAAAGCAAGAACG AGCCAAGTATCACAAACTCAAGTTTGGGACTGACTCAAACCAAGGAGAGAAGAAGTCAGACATGTTGGAGCAAG TCCCCAATGGGCCTGTGGAGCCGGTGTCCTTGGAGAGCAGCCAGCTGGTATGGAAGGAAGGCCGGCAACTGCTCCGACA GTACTTGGAGGAGGTGGGCTACACGGACACCATCTTGGACATGCGTTCAAAGCGCGTGCGCTCCCTGCTAGGCCGCTCTGTGGAACTGAACGGCGCAGCCGAGCCTGGGGATGGTCCCCCGGGAGGGCTTCCTGCGGGGGAGTCGGTGTTGGCAAAGCAGATTGAGGAGCAGATCAAAAG AAATGCTGCAGGGAAGGAAGCTGTGGAGCGACTGGGCAGCTCTGTATTGGAGAAAATCCCGTTCCTGCAGAACTGTGAGGATGAAGAcagtgatgaggaggaggagctgGATAGCTTGCAGCCCAAGAAGCAGCGGGTCAAG TTATCATCGAAGCCTCTGGTCCCAGAAatggatgaggaggaggatgatgaaGACTCCGAGGATGCCATCAATGAGTTTGACTTTCTGGGCTCCGGGGAGGACGGGGAAGGTCCTGCTGATGCTCGCCGCTCTGGGGATGGCACTGAGCTGG AGAGCCGGCGGGTGAAACTTCAGGGCATGCTGGCTGATCTCCGGGATGTAGACGGGCTGCCCCCAAAAGGGACCGGGCCCCCCCCTGGCACGCCACAGCCTCGACCCCATGACG GTTCCCTTGGCTTCTCCTCTGACGTCTTCATCATGGACACGATTGGGGGTGGAGAGGTGAGCCTGGGAGACTTGGCCGACCTCACCGTCAGCAACGACAACGACCTCAGCTGTGAT CTCTCTGACAGCAAAGATGCCTTCAAAAAGACCTGGAACCCCAAATTCACCCTCCGTTCCCACTATGATGGCATCCGCTCGCTGGCCTTCCATCACAGTGAGTCGGCCCTGCTCACAGCCTCAGAGGACGGCACTTTGAAGCTTTGGAACTTGCAGAAGACAGTGACAGCCAAGAA GAATGCTGCTTTGGATGTGGAGCCCATCCACGCCTTCCGGGCCCACAG GGGCCCTGTGTTGGCAGTGGCCATGGGCAGTCACAGTGAGCATTGCTACAGTGGGGGAGCAGATGCCCGAATTCACTGCTGGAGGATTCCCGATCTCAATATGGACCCATATGATGGCTATG ACCCTGGCGTGCTGAGCAGTGTCCTGGAGGGCCATGGGGATGCTGTGTGGGGCCTTGCCTTCAGCCTCACTTCCCACCGTCTGGCCTCCTGTTCTGCGGATGGCACCATTCGTATCTGGGACCCCAGTGGCAGCAGCCCCACTTGCCTGTGTACTTTCCACACAGCTGGTG AACATGGGATTCCCACGTCCGTGGCTTTCACCAGCACAGAGCCAACCCAGGCCGTGGCTTCCTTCCGCTCAGGTGACACGGTCCTCTATGACCTGGAGACTGGCAGCGCCCTTCTCACACTGGAGTCCCGAGGGAGCAGTG GTCCCACCCAGATCAACCAGGTGGTGAGCCACCCTAACCAGCCCCTTACCATCACTGCCCATGATGACAGAGGCATCCGATTTCTGGACAACAGGACAG GTAAATCTGTGCATTCTATGGTTGCCCACCTTGATGCGGTGACCTGCTTAGCTGTTGACCCGAATGGCGTGTTCCTGATGTCTGGAA GCCATGACTGCTCCCTCCGCCTCTGGAGCCTGGACAATAAGACGTGTGTGCAGGAGATCACAGCACACCGTAAGAAACATGAAGAAGCCATTCATGCCGTGGCCTGCCATCCCAGCAAGGCGCTCATTGCGAGCGCTGGGGCTGATGCCCTAGCCAAGGTGTTTGTATGA
- the FKRP gene encoding ribitol 5-phosphate transferase FKRP — translation MRLTRCQVALAAAITLNLLVFFYVSRLQQQRRRGSRAARPPRLPHSSPDPRVTVLIREFEAFDNAVPEVVASFLHHDPTQPIVVAADTLPYPPLALPAIPNVRLALLQPSLDRPAAASQPETYVDTEFVALVPDGTRAESPGQLQRMADELKNTHARLVAAPVATANPPHCLALEVNLREWTASYGPAPDPPFCDALDGEVVVVVRTRDLFNLSLPLARPMSTSLFLQTSVRGWSVRLLDLPFAPARQPPLATAHARWKAEKEGRARRDALLRALGMRLVSWEGGRQEWFGCGKETARCFDTVVGDTPSYLYEGRWTPPCCLQALRETARHVIGVLEAARVRYWLEGGSLLGAVRHGDIIPWDYDVDLGIYLEDVANCEQLRGAEVGSVVDERGFVWEKAVEGDFFRVQYSETNHLHVDLWPFYPRNGIMTKDTWLDHRQDVEFPEHFLHPLVPLQFAGFLAQAPNNYRRFLELKFGPGAIENPEYPNPALKSLAGSG, via the coding sequence ATGCGTCTTACACGATGCCAGGTCGCGCTGGCGGCCGCAATTACCCTCAACCTCCTTGTCTTCTTCTATGTGTCGCGGCTGCAGCAGCAGCGCCGGCGGGGGAGCCGGGCAGCCAGGCCCCCCCGACTCCCCCACTCTTCCCCAGACCCTCGGGTCACTGTGCTCATCCGGGAATTTGAAGCCTTTGACAATGCTGTGCCCGAGGTGGTGGCCTCCTTCCTGCACCACGACCCCACCCAACCTATCGTAGTGGCAGCTGATACTCTCCCCTACCCGCCCCTAGCCCTGCCTGCCATTCCCAATGTCCGGCTGGCCCTGCTTCAGCCTTCCCTCGATCGGCCAgctgctgcttcccagcctgagACTTATGTGGACACGGAGTTTGTGGCCCTAGTGCCTGATGGGACGAGGGCAGAGTCCCCCGGGCAGCTCCAGCGCATGGCAGATGAGCTGAAAAACACCCATGCCCGACTGGTGGCTGCACCTGTGGCAACAGCAAATCCCCCGCACTGCCTGGCACTGGAAGTGAATCTGCGCGAATGGACAGCCAGTTACGGCCCAGCCCCAGACCCCCCCTTCTGTGATGCCCTGGATGGAGAGGTTGTGGTGGTGGTCAGGACGCGAGATCTCTTCAACCTCTCCCTGCCCCTCGCCCGGCCCATGAGCACCAGCCTCTTCCTTCAGACGTCTGTCCGAGGCTGGTCTGTTCGCCTCCTAGACCTGCCCTTTGCCCCTGCCCGGCAGCCTCCCTTGGCTACAGCCCATGCCCGCTGGAAGGCCGAGAAGGAAGGCCGTGCCCGGCGTGATGCACTCCTGCGGGCTCTGGGCATGCGACTGGTCAGCTGGGAGGGCGGGAGGCAGGAGTGGTTTGGCTGTGGCAAGGAGACAGCCAGGTGCTTTGACACCGTGGTGGGCGACACCCCTTCCTACCTCTATGAGGGCCGCTGGACGCCCCCCTGCTGCCTGCAGGCCCTTCGCGAGACTGCACGGCACGTCATCGGCGTCCTCGAGGCTGCCCGGGTCCGCTACTGGCTGGAAGGGGGGAGCCTGCTGGGAGCAGTGCGGCACGGCGACATCATCCCATGGGACTATGATGTCGACCTTGGCATCTACCTCGAGGACGTGGCCAACTGTGAACAGCTGCGTGGGGCTGAGGTTGGCTCAGTGGTGGACGAGCGAGGTTTCGTGTGGGAAAAGGCCGTGGAGGGAGACTTCTTCCGGGTCCAGTACAGTGAGACCAACCACCTCCATGTGGACCTGTGGCCCTTCTACCCCCGGAATGGCATCATGACCAAGGATACATGGCTTGACCACCGCCAGGATGTGGAGTTCCCGGAGCACTTCCTCCACCCACTGGTACCGCTTCAGTTTGCAGGCTTCTTGGCCCAAGCCCCCAACAACTACCGCCGCTTCTTGGAGCTCAAGTTCGGGCCTGGTGCCATTGAGAACCCAGAGTACCCCAACCCAGCTCTCAAGAGCCTCGCAGGCAGCGGGTGA